One genomic window of Hymenobacter sp. J193 includes the following:
- a CDS encoding sialate O-acetylesterase yields MIRFLLLLLGFGVVSSAAQATVRLPRLVGSHMVLQRDARLPLWGWAAPGEKVSLTFQGKTYAAQPDASGKWTLTLPAMPAGGPYTMTIKGSNTLELTDILVGDVWLASGQSNMEWALRDADKGPQEIAAATFPQIRLIDVPNVVASRPQAEFGGAGWQVCSPATAGSFSAVAYFFARDLHQRYHVPIGLITAEWGGTPAESWVSAEALKALPEFTPVVEKLRSNPRDISRQVADFEAQMSAWRRSPAGQDRGHRPGAQAWFDVNYAAANWPTMTLPGVWEATPGLQNFDGVIWFRKEVALTAEEANQPAQLNLAQIDDNDSTWFNGTFIGRTNGYNEPRRYTVPAALVKPGRNVLTVRVVDNGGGGGIWGEAKDMILTTSRRAVPLAGNWAYQVAYDRQTTPRNPFPAGAQNSPTVLYNAMIAPLLPYAIKGAIWYQGESNASRAEQYRTLFPALIRDWRMRWGRGDFPFLFVQLANYMPDQPQPADYEWAELREAQARTLSLPRTGMATAIDIGNPADIHPRNKQDVGRRLALAARQVAYGDKQVVASGPTFEKMQVQGQEVRITFRNTGGGLELKDASGSTLKSFAIAGADRKFVWAQGRLEGNTLVLSSPQVPAPVAVRYAWSNNPFPNLYNKEGLPAPPFRTDDWPGLTTGRK; encoded by the coding sequence ATGATTCGCTTCCTGCTATTGTTGCTTGGTTTTGGTGTCGTAAGCTCTGCCGCGCAGGCCACCGTTCGTCTGCCCCGGCTGGTGGGCTCCCACATGGTACTGCAGCGCGACGCCCGCCTACCGCTCTGGGGCTGGGCCGCGCCGGGCGAGAAAGTCAGCCTCACGTTCCAGGGCAAAACCTACGCTGCCCAGCCCGATGCCTCCGGCAAATGGACGCTCACGCTGCCTGCCATGCCCGCCGGCGGTCCTTACACCATGACTATTAAGGGCAGCAACACCCTGGAGCTGACCGATATTCTGGTGGGCGACGTGTGGCTGGCCTCGGGGCAGTCGAACATGGAGTGGGCCCTGCGAGACGCCGACAAAGGCCCCCAGGAAATTGCTGCTGCTACCTTCCCGCAAATCCGGCTGATTGACGTGCCCAACGTGGTAGCCTCGCGCCCCCAGGCCGAGTTTGGTGGGGCCGGTTGGCAAGTCTGTAGTCCGGCCACGGCCGGCAGCTTCTCGGCGGTGGCCTACTTCTTCGCTCGCGACCTGCACCAGCGCTACCACGTGCCCATCGGGTTGATTACGGCCGAGTGGGGCGGTACGCCAGCCGAGTCCTGGGTTAGCGCCGAAGCGCTGAAAGCCCTGCCCGAGTTTACGCCGGTCGTGGAGAAGCTACGCAGCAACCCGCGCGACATCAGCCGGCAGGTAGCCGATTTTGAAGCCCAGATGTCTGCCTGGCGCCGCAGTCCGGCTGGTCAGGACAGAGGCCACCGCCCCGGCGCCCAAGCTTGGTTTGACGTGAACTACGCGGCGGCCAATTGGCCCACCATGACGCTGCCCGGCGTTTGGGAAGCTACTCCAGGTCTGCAAAATTTTGATGGAGTAATATGGTTTCGCAAGGAAGTAGCCCTCACCGCCGAGGAAGCCAACCAGCCCGCCCAGCTCAACCTTGCTCAGATAGACGACAACGACTCGACCTGGTTCAACGGGACCTTCATTGGCCGCACCAACGGCTACAACGAGCCCCGCCGCTACACTGTGCCGGCTGCCCTGGTGAAGCCCGGCCGCAACGTGCTGACGGTGCGCGTGGTGGACAACGGCGGAGGCGGGGGCATCTGGGGCGAAGCCAAAGACATGATCCTGACCACCAGCCGCCGCGCGGTGCCGCTGGCCGGCAACTGGGCATACCAGGTGGCGTATGACCGGCAAACCACCCCGCGCAACCCGTTTCCGGCCGGGGCCCAGAACAGCCCCACGGTGCTTTACAATGCCATGATTGCGCCGTTGCTGCCCTATGCCATCAAAGGCGCCATCTGGTACCAGGGCGAAAGCAACGCCAGCCGGGCCGAGCAGTATCGCACCCTGTTTCCGGCGCTGATTCGGGACTGGCGGATGCGCTGGGGCCGAGGCGACTTTCCGTTTCTGTTTGTGCAGCTGGCCAACTACATGCCCGACCAGCCTCAGCCCGCCGACTACGAGTGGGCCGAGCTGCGCGAGGCCCAGGCCCGCACGCTCAGCCTACCCCGCACCGGCATGGCTACGGCCATCGACATCGGCAACCCCGCCGATATTCACCCCCGCAACAAGCAGGACGTGGGCCGCCGCCTAGCGCTGGCCGCCCGGCAGGTAGCCTACGGGGACAAGCAGGTAGTAGCCTCTGGCCCAACGTTTGAGAAGATGCAGGTGCAGGGCCAGGAGGTGCGCATCACGTTCAGAAACACTGGCGGCGGGCTGGAGCTGAAAGATGCCAGTGGTTCTACGCTTAAAAGCTTCGCCATTGCCGGGGCCGACCGCAAGTTTGTGTGGGCCCAGGGCCGGCTGGAAGGCAACACGCTGGTGCTCTCGAGCCCGCAGGTGCCCGCGCCGGTGGCCGTGCGCTACGCCTGGAGCAACAATCCGTTCCCTAATCTGTACAACAAGGAAGGCTTGCCCGCTCCGCCCTTCCGCACCGACGACTGGCCCGGCCTCACCACCGGGCGGAAGTAA
- the yedA gene encoding drug/metabolite exporter YedA: MPRPSRASLLLAFAALYIIWGSTYLGIRFAIDSIPPLLMAGTRYTLAGALLYGFMRWRGEPAPTLRGWGTALLIGICLLAFGNGGVTVGEQYIPSGLAALLVATVPMFLALLGWLSGVSARPTLWVSIGLAIGMVGVYLLARTPGVAHVAIPGHETIGIVCVLTAALVWAIGSLYSKKKQPASSPFVSGGMQMLCGGLVMIVVGLLRGEAAGFSLAAVTTKSWLAYAYLVTFGSIVAFTAYIWLLRHVEPALAGTYAFVNPVVAVLLGWAFAGETLNAQMLGGAALIVVAVVLVVLGGRRGSKASTSESSSATAASKT, from the coding sequence ATGCCTCGCCCTTCCCGCGCTTCTCTGCTGCTGGCGTTTGCCGCTCTGTATATCATCTGGGGCTCCACCTACCTGGGCATCCGCTTTGCCATCGACTCCATTCCGCCTCTGCTGATGGCCGGCACGCGCTACACGCTGGCCGGAGCGCTACTCTACGGGTTTATGCGCTGGCGCGGGGAGCCGGCCCCCACGCTGCGGGGCTGGGGTACGGCGCTTCTTATTGGCATCTGCCTGCTGGCGTTCGGCAACGGGGGCGTGACGGTGGGTGAGCAGTACATTCCCTCGGGGCTGGCGGCGCTGCTGGTGGCCACGGTCCCCATGTTTCTGGCGCTGCTGGGCTGGCTGAGCGGCGTCTCAGCGCGGCCTACGCTATGGGTATCAATAGGGCTGGCAATTGGCATGGTGGGCGTGTATCTGTTGGCACGCACCCCGGGCGTGGCCCACGTGGCTATTCCGGGCCACGAAACTATTGGCATCGTGTGCGTGCTCACGGCGGCATTGGTGTGGGCTATTGGCTCGCTTTACTCCAAGAAAAAGCAGCCGGCTTCGTCCCCATTCGTGTCGGGTGGGATGCAGATGCTGTGCGGCGGGCTAGTGATGATAGTAGTGGGCTTACTGCGCGGCGAGGCCGCTGGCTTTAGCTTAGCCGCCGTTACTACCAAATCGTGGCTGGCCTATGCTTACCTGGTTACGTTCGGGAGCATCGTGGCTTTTACCGCCTATATCTGGCTGCTGCGGCACGTGGAGCCCGCACTGGCGGGCACGTATGCTTTCGTGAACCCGGTAGTAGCGGTGCTGCTGGGGTGGGCCTTTGCCGGCGAAACGCTCAATGCCCAGATGCTTGGCGGGGCCGCTCTCATTGTGGTAGCCGTCGTGCTGGTAGTACTTGGCGGACGGCGAGGTTCGAAAGCGTCAACTTCAGAATCTTCGTCGGCAACAGCAGCCTCTAAAACCTAG
- a CDS encoding dienelactone hydrolase family protein, which yields MQQYDYARAYKGRTDAVTGKPTTGELARPIQTLVWYPAQKGGTAIRYADYLRTEATDENFVRTDAETAAFLADKLQWAAAQVGQKQAQQLFDQRMWAVRNAPAAAGKFPVVIYAAGGGGTAHEAADLCEYLASQGYVVLASRSLGTRTKDMNFDAEGLDTQARDIQFLLSYAHTLPQADMAHVAAAGWSWGGLANALAATQDARISAIVSFDGTKAWEDTKPVSRVRLTLPWLYVQRRSESVRELSAKGMETTGILLNEAKYADLYHVVMNPMEHSDFSTIGLRFAGAEHFTEYSRAEVEAAYHWTCRYTLEFLNANLKGDATGRQFLSRTPTQNGVPAHMARLYHLPARSGPAPTQAGFAAALAREGYDKALEIYRRLQQQEPTFALSEGALNTWGYQLMREARDLPAARAIFALGTELYPNDANLFDSLGEADENSKDIQAAITHYRRSLELNPANLNARQRLQALGG from the coding sequence GTGCAGCAATACGATTACGCACGGGCCTATAAAGGCCGTACCGACGCCGTAACCGGGAAACCGACCACCGGCGAGCTGGCCCGGCCCATCCAAACCTTGGTGTGGTACCCGGCCCAGAAAGGCGGCACTGCCATCCGCTACGCCGATTACCTGCGCACGGAGGCCACCGACGAGAACTTCGTTCGGACCGATGCGGAAACCGCCGCTTTCTTAGCCGACAAGCTACAGTGGGCTGCCGCGCAGGTAGGCCAGAAGCAGGCGCAACAGCTCTTTGATCAGCGCATGTGGGCCGTGCGCAATGCTCCGGCGGCGGCTGGTAAGTTTCCGGTGGTGATTTATGCGGCTGGCGGCGGCGGCACTGCCCACGAAGCCGCCGACTTGTGCGAATACCTCGCCAGCCAGGGCTACGTGGTGCTGGCCAGCCGCAGCCTGGGTACGCGTACGAAGGACATGAACTTCGATGCCGAAGGGCTGGATACCCAGGCGCGGGATATCCAGTTCCTGCTTTCCTACGCCCATACCCTGCCCCAAGCCGATATGGCCCATGTGGCCGCCGCCGGCTGGAGCTGGGGTGGCCTGGCCAATGCGCTGGCGGCCACCCAGGACGCGCGCATTAGCGCCATCGTCAGCTTTGATGGTACCAAAGCCTGGGAGGATACCAAACCCGTGTCGCGCGTGCGCCTGACCCTACCGTGGCTGTACGTGCAGCGCCGCTCCGAATCGGTGCGCGAGCTTAGTGCCAAAGGAATGGAAACGACGGGAATCCTGCTGAATGAAGCCAAGTACGCGGACCTCTACCACGTGGTCATGAATCCAATGGAGCACAGCGACTTTTCCACCATCGGCCTGCGCTTTGCCGGAGCGGAGCACTTCACAGAGTATTCCCGCGCTGAGGTAGAAGCAGCCTACCACTGGACCTGCCGCTACACCCTCGAATTCCTCAATGCCAACCTGAAAGGCGACGCCACCGGCCGGCAGTTTCTGAGCCGCACACCTACGCAGAACGGTGTGCCAGCCCATATGGCCCGCCTCTACCACCTGCCCGCCCGGTCCGGCCCCGCGCCCACGCAGGCCGGCTTCGCGGCGGCCCTGGCCCGGGAAGGCTACGATAAAGCCCTGGAAATCTACCGCCGCCTGCAGCAGCAGGAGCCCACATTTGCGTTGTCGGAAGGGGCGCTGAATACCTGGGGCTACCAGCTTATGCGCGAGGCCCGCGACCTGCCCGCCGCCCGGGCCATCTTTGCCCTGGGCACGGAGCTCTACCCCAACGACGCCAACCTCTTCGACTCCCTGGGTGAAGCCGACGAGAACAGTAAGGACATCCAAGCAGCCATTACCCACTACCGCCGCTCCCTGGAGCTGAACCCCGCCAACCTCAACGCCCGCCAGCGCCTGCAGGCCCTCGGCGGCTAA
- a CDS encoding group III truncated hemoglobin: MQTSTTLPDIQTEGDIKKLVDTLCHKANNDTLLGPSFGAASRIYWPHFLTSQYRYWSTTLLGRKEIEGAPLPEQVVLPQGGHHVNHWLKLFSSTVEECFSGSKAEEAKQLARQLATRLSASRLRELPVD, translated from the coding sequence ATGCAAACGTCTACTACCCTCCCCGACATCCAGACTGAAGGCGACATCAAAAAGCTGGTAGACACGCTGTGCCACAAGGCCAACAACGATACGCTGCTGGGGCCTAGCTTCGGGGCTGCTTCCCGCATTTACTGGCCGCATTTTCTGACCTCGCAATACCGCTACTGGAGCACTACGCTGCTGGGCCGCAAGGAAATTGAGGGCGCGCCACTGCCCGAGCAGGTAGTACTTCCGCAGGGCGGCCACCACGTCAATCATTGGCTGAAGCTGTTTTCCTCCACGGTGGAGGAGTGTTTCTCCGGCTCCAAGGCCGAGGAGGCCAAACAGCTGGCCCGTCAACTAGCCACCCGGCTTAGCGCCTCCCGTCTGCGCGAGCTGCCGGTTGATTAA
- a CDS encoding M1 family metallopeptidase: MLQRLLLFTALLSLTQAATAQLMQPKTAFTRADSLRGQLTPLRTCYDLSYYHLDVKLDVEKRFLSGSNLFRFTATQDFTRLQFDLFANLSVDKVEYQGKTVPFTREANAVFVRFPQPIRQGTRDQFTVFYSGQPTVAKLAPWDGGLVFKQDTTGKPWVASACQGVGASIWWPTKDHQADEVDSMLISVSVPKGLKDVSNGRLRKVTKLRGGYTRYDWFVSNPINNYDVALNVGDYQHFSGGTYAGEKGPLTLDYWVLPENLAKARKQFAANVPSMLKAFEYWFGPYPFYEDGYKLVDAPHLGMEHQSAVAYGNKYRNGYLGQDRSDTGLGLKWDYIIIHESGHEWFGNNITTKDIADMWVHEGFTTYSEAMFVESTAGQAAAADYIHGCRKWIRNDEPIIGPYGVNKEGSGDMYPKGAAMLHMLRLTVNDDAKWRQILRGLGQQFYHQTVTTEQVVSYINQQSGQNLTPIFNQYLRHPNVPTLEVRFTPDGKPLARWIADEPGFALPVRVRTRGGEYRTITPTRSFKPLDLPGLTRENIEVDTHNYYIGVLVE; the protein is encoded by the coding sequence ATGCTCCAACGTCTACTGCTGTTCACCGCGCTGTTGAGTTTAACCCAGGCGGCTACGGCCCAGTTGATGCAGCCCAAAACGGCCTTCACCCGCGCCGATTCTCTGCGCGGCCAGCTTACACCCCTGCGCACCTGCTACGACCTCAGCTACTACCACCTTGATGTGAAGCTGGACGTGGAAAAGCGCTTCCTGAGCGGCTCCAACCTGTTCCGGTTCACCGCTACTCAGGACTTCACCCGGCTACAGTTTGATTTGTTTGCTAACCTCTCGGTGGACAAGGTGGAGTACCAGGGCAAGACGGTGCCATTCACGCGGGAAGCCAATGCGGTGTTCGTGAGGTTCCCACAGCCCATCCGCCAAGGCACCCGCGACCAGTTCACGGTGTTTTATTCCGGCCAGCCTACCGTGGCCAAACTAGCCCCCTGGGACGGCGGGTTGGTGTTCAAGCAGGACACTACGGGCAAGCCCTGGGTGGCCTCGGCCTGCCAGGGTGTGGGCGCCAGCATCTGGTGGCCCACCAAAGACCACCAGGCCGACGAGGTAGACTCCATGCTCATCAGCGTTTCGGTGCCCAAGGGCCTGAAAGACGTGTCGAACGGCCGCCTGCGCAAAGTCACCAAGCTCAGGGGCGGCTACACGCGCTACGACTGGTTTGTCTCGAACCCCATCAACAACTACGACGTGGCCCTGAACGTGGGCGACTACCAGCACTTCAGCGGAGGCACCTACGCCGGGGAGAAGGGCCCGCTCACGCTCGACTACTGGGTGCTACCCGAAAATCTTGCTAAAGCCAGAAAGCAGTTTGCTGCCAACGTTCCGTCCATGCTCAAGGCGTTTGAGTACTGGTTCGGGCCGTATCCGTTTTATGAGGACGGCTACAAGCTGGTAGATGCGCCCCACCTGGGCATGGAGCACCAGAGTGCCGTGGCCTACGGCAACAAGTACCGCAACGGCTACCTGGGTCAGGACCGCTCCGATACGGGTCTGGGTCTGAAGTGGGACTACATCATCATCCACGAAAGCGGCCACGAGTGGTTCGGCAACAACATCACCACCAAGGATATTGCCGATATGTGGGTGCACGAGGGCTTCACTACCTACTCCGAGGCTATGTTTGTGGAAAGCACCGCCGGCCAGGCCGCCGCGGCCGACTACATCCACGGCTGCCGCAAGTGGATCCGCAACGACGAGCCTATCATCGGGCCGTACGGGGTGAACAAGGAAGGCTCCGGCGACATGTACCCCAAGGGGGCGGCTATGCTGCACATGCTGCGCCTTACGGTGAACGACGACGCCAAGTGGCGGCAGATCCTGCGCGGCCTGGGCCAGCAGTTCTACCACCAGACTGTGACGACGGAGCAGGTGGTAAGCTACATCAACCAGCAAAGCGGCCAGAACCTCACGCCCATCTTCAACCAGTACCTGCGCCACCCCAATGTGCCCACGCTGGAAGTGCGCTTCACGCCCGACGGCAAGCCGCTGGCCCGCTGGATTGCCGACGAGCCAGGTTTCGCCCTACCCGTGCGGGTGCGCACCCGGGGCGGGGAGTACCGCACCATCACGCCTACCCGCTCCTTTAAACCCCTGGATCTGCCGGGCCTGACCCGGGAAAATATAGAAGTGGATACCCACAACTACTACATCGGGGTGCTGGTGGAGTAG
- a CDS encoding GIY-YIG nuclease family protein yields MHYYVYILTNANHAVLYIGITNDLPRRIYEHRTGLHPGFTRKYNVHHLTYWEQFTDVNAAIEREKQLKGGSRQKKLDLINAFNPEWQDLFDTLD; encoded by the coding sequence ATGCACTACTATGTCTATATCCTGACGAATGCTAACCACGCCGTCCTATACATTGGCATTACCAACGATTTGCCGCGCCGCATCTATGAACACAGAACCGGACTACACCCAGGCTTTACCCGGAAGTATAACGTGCATCATTTGACGTATTGGGAGCAGTTCACCGATGTAAACGCAGCCATCGAACGAGAAAAGCAGCTCAAAGGCGGTTCCCGACAAAAGAAGCTGGACTTGATAAACGCCTTCAACCCCGAGTGGCAGGACCTGTTTGATACGCTGGACTGA
- a CDS encoding SMP-30/gluconolactonase/LRE family protein yields MPAPADSPLQIVARFREPQIVGVAVLPDGRVFGDFPRWDNNPVNPVAEIKPDGSVQGYPDANWCTWNETTRNEPQKHWICPQSVYADKTGMLWVLDPASPGLKGTVPGGPKLVKIDPSTNKVVQNISFPESVAPRKSYLNDVRIDTQNSYAYITESGIGSLVVVDLKSGKARRLLALHPSTQGDTTLNIKADGQELIDATGKRARFNADGIALSQDMQYLYWKPLTSYTLFRIKTAALRDPALSDAQLAQQIEELGKVPACDGMEIDAQNNLYMTTFEDHSIKRRTPAGKIEVVVQDPRLEWPDTFAFSADGSTLYVTNSAIHKTPTWNKGIGKQDQPYHIFKMSLRK; encoded by the coding sequence GTGCCCGCTCCCGCTGACTCGCCGCTACAGATTGTGGCCAGGTTCCGGGAGCCGCAGATTGTGGGCGTAGCCGTGCTGCCTGATGGCCGCGTGTTCGGGGACTTTCCGCGCTGGGATAATAACCCCGTAAACCCGGTAGCCGAAATCAAGCCTGATGGTTCCGTGCAAGGCTACCCCGATGCCAATTGGTGTACCTGGAACGAGACTACCCGCAACGAGCCCCAGAAACACTGGATTTGCCCGCAGAGCGTGTACGCCGATAAAACCGGAATGCTCTGGGTGCTAGACCCGGCCTCACCCGGCCTGAAGGGCACCGTGCCCGGCGGCCCCAAGCTGGTTAAGATTGACCCCTCAACCAATAAGGTTGTGCAGAACATCAGCTTCCCTGAGAGCGTGGCTCCGCGCAAATCTTACCTGAATGACGTGCGCATCGACACCCAGAACAGCTACGCCTACATTACTGAGTCGGGTATCGGCAGCCTAGTGGTCGTCGACCTGAAATCGGGCAAAGCGCGGCGGTTGCTGGCTCTGCACCCCTCTACACAGGGCGACACCACGCTCAACATCAAAGCCGACGGGCAGGAACTGATTGATGCTACCGGCAAACGGGCCCGCTTCAATGCCGATGGTATTGCCCTGAGCCAGGATATGCAGTACCTCTACTGGAAGCCACTCACGAGCTACACGCTGTTTCGCATTAAGACGGCGGCCCTCCGCGACCCGGCCCTGTCGGACGCCCAGCTGGCCCAGCAGATAGAAGAATTAGGCAAGGTACCCGCCTGCGACGGAATGGAGATTGACGCGCAGAATAATCTGTACATGACTACCTTCGAAGACCACTCCATTAAGCGTCGCACGCCGGCGGGCAAAATTGAGGTGGTAGTACAGGATCCTCGCCTGGAGTGGCCGGATACGTTTGCTTTTTCTGCTGATGGCAGCACATTATACGTGACTAATTCCGCTATCCACAAAACGCCTACTTGGAACAAAGGCATCGGCAAACAAGACCAGCCTTATCACATTTTTAAGATGAGTTTGCGGAAATAA
- a CDS encoding 2-oxoglutarate dehydrogenase E1 component: protein MDAYSYIANAHGEYLDQLYQAYKADPQSVDVSWQKFFEGFDFAQQYPEGGLPQADGEGVLSTNASTNQAGTIRAVDTVSADKETQVRNLIHAYRSRGHLVARTNPVRPRKDRKARLSITDFGLSDADLDTTFRNGEVLGLGTSAKLRDIVAALDKIYTRTIGFEYMYIRDPRVLDWFREKVEKDSLSFNPGVEYKKRILSKLNEAVVFENFLHTKFLGQKRFSLEGGETTIPALDAIIRKGAELGMEEVMIGMAHRGRLNVLANIMGKTYEQIFSEFEGTAVPDLTMGDGDVKYHMGYSSQVDAGGRSVNLKLAPNPSHLEAVNPVVEGFVRAKLDHGYANDYNKVLPILIHGDAAVAGQGIGYEVTQMSQLEGYKTGGTLHFVINNQVGFTTDFEDARSSIYSTDLAKIIDAPVLHVNGDDPEAVVFAVQLATEYRQQFNADIFIDMVCYRRHGHNESDEPKFTQPTLYNLISKHQNPREVYNAALVARGDVDAQLAAQMDKEFRDTLQARLDMVKQKPLPYNYQALENEWRSLRRSKPEDFNQSPQTGISEEVVAKVGKALTTLPEGFRPLKQIEKLMEERKKMFFETRVLNWAAGELLAYGSLLAEKHIVRLSGQDVQRGTFSHRHAVLHDAETSAPYNSLNYIEEGQEKLNIYNSLLSEYAVLGFEFGYAMANPTALVIWEAQFGDFANGAQTMIDQFIVSSESKWQRMNGLVMLLPHGYEGQGPEHSNARPERFLQLAAENNIIVANMTTPANFFHALRRQLTWEFRKPLVVMSPKSMLRHPLCVSPLEEFTSGSFREVLGDVYAEEKKVKRVLLCSGKVYFDLLEEQQKSERKDAAIVRLEQLHPFPKKQLDAELAKYPKAKVYWVQEEPENMGYWNYLLRFMRRELEDVVARKASASPATGYNKVHVKEQKDLVGRAFGIATAEVDAENIKATAEMAKKTD from the coding sequence ATGGACGCATACTCTTATATCGCCAATGCTCATGGCGAATACCTTGACCAGCTTTATCAGGCTTATAAAGCCGATCCGCAATCGGTGGATGTAAGCTGGCAGAAATTCTTTGAAGGCTTCGACTTTGCCCAGCAGTATCCCGAGGGTGGTTTGCCTCAGGCTGATGGAGAGGGCGTGCTGTCTACAAATGCCAGCACCAACCAGGCAGGCACCATTCGAGCCGTTGATACCGTTTCGGCCGACAAGGAAACGCAAGTGCGTAACCTGATTCATGCCTACCGAAGCCGTGGCCACCTGGTAGCCCGCACCAACCCGGTACGCCCGCGCAAAGACCGTAAGGCCCGCCTGAGCATCACCGACTTCGGCCTGAGCGATGCTGACCTGGATACGACTTTTCGGAATGGAGAAGTGCTGGGGCTCGGTACCAGTGCCAAGTTGCGCGACATTGTGGCGGCGCTGGACAAGATCTATACCCGCACTATCGGCTTCGAGTACATGTATATCCGCGACCCGCGCGTACTCGACTGGTTCCGGGAGAAAGTAGAAAAGGACTCGCTCAGCTTCAACCCCGGCGTAGAATACAAAAAGCGTATTCTGAGCAAGCTGAATGAGGCAGTGGTGTTCGAAAACTTCCTGCACACCAAGTTTCTCGGGCAGAAGCGCTTCTCGCTGGAAGGCGGCGAAACCACTATTCCCGCCCTCGACGCCATCATCCGCAAAGGCGCCGAACTGGGCATGGAGGAAGTGATGATTGGTATGGCCCACCGTGGCCGCCTGAACGTGCTGGCCAACATCATGGGCAAAACCTACGAGCAGATCTTCTCGGAATTCGAGGGAACGGCCGTACCGGATCTGACCATGGGCGACGGCGACGTGAAGTACCACATGGGCTACAGCAGCCAAGTGGATGCCGGTGGCCGCTCCGTAAACCTGAAGCTGGCGCCCAACCCCTCCCACCTGGAGGCAGTGAACCCGGTAGTGGAAGGCTTCGTGCGGGCCAAGCTCGACCACGGCTACGCCAACGACTACAATAAAGTGCTGCCTATCCTGATTCATGGCGACGCGGCGGTAGCCGGACAGGGCATCGGGTACGAGGTAACGCAGATGTCGCAGCTGGAAGGCTACAAAACCGGCGGCACCCTGCACTTCGTCATCAACAATCAGGTAGGCTTTACTACCGATTTTGAAGACGCCCGCTCCTCCATCTACAGCACCGACCTGGCCAAGATCATTGACGCACCGGTGCTGCACGTGAACGGCGACGACCCCGAAGCCGTAGTGTTTGCCGTGCAGCTGGCTACCGAATACCGGCAGCAGTTCAACGCCGATATCTTTATTGATATGGTGTGCTACCGCCGCCACGGCCACAACGAGTCCGACGAGCCCAAATTCACCCAGCCCACGCTCTACAACCTCATCAGCAAGCACCAGAACCCGCGCGAGGTGTACAACGCGGCCCTGGTAGCCCGCGGCGACGTGGATGCCCAACTGGCTGCGCAGATGGACAAGGAGTTTCGCGACACGCTGCAGGCCCGCCTGGACATGGTGAAGCAGAAGCCGCTGCCCTATAACTACCAGGCCCTGGAAAATGAGTGGCGCAGCCTGCGCCGCAGCAAGCCCGAGGACTTCAACCAGTCGCCGCAAACCGGTATTAGTGAGGAAGTCGTAGCCAAAGTAGGCAAGGCCCTGACCACCCTGCCCGAAGGCTTCCGTCCCCTCAAGCAAATTGAAAAGCTGATGGAGGAGCGCAAGAAGATGTTCTTCGAAACGCGCGTGCTGAACTGGGCCGCCGGCGAGCTGCTGGCCTACGGCTCATTGCTGGCTGAAAAGCACATTGTGCGCCTGAGCGGGCAGGATGTGCAGCGCGGCACGTTCTCGCACCGCCACGCCGTCCTGCACGATGCCGAGACATCGGCACCCTACAACTCGCTCAACTACATCGAGGAAGGGCAGGAAAAGCTGAACATCTACAACTCGCTGCTGAGCGAATACGCGGTGCTGGGCTTTGAATTCGGTTATGCCATGGCAAACCCTACAGCCCTGGTAATCTGGGAAGCGCAGTTCGGTGACTTTGCTAACGGTGCCCAGACCATGATTGACCAGTTCATCGTGAGTTCGGAAAGCAAGTGGCAGCGGATGAACGGCCTCGTGATGCTGCTGCCCCACGGCTACGAAGGCCAGGGACCGGAGCACTCCAATGCCCGCCCCGAGCGGTTCCTGCAGCTGGCGGCCGAGAACAACATCATCGTGGCTAACATGACTACGCCGGCCAACTTCTTCCACGCTCTGCGCCGGCAGCTGACCTGGGAGTTCCGCAAGCCGCTGGTAGTTATGTCGCCGAAGTCGATGCTGCGCCACCCCCTGTGCGTGTCGCCGTTGGAGGAATTCACTTCTGGCTCCTTCCGTGAGGTGCTGGGCGACGTTTACGCCGAGGAAAAGAAAGTGAAGCGCGTGTTGCTGTGCTCGGGCAAGGTGTACTTCGATTTGCTGGAAGAACAGCAGAAATCGGAACGCAAAGACGCCGCCATTGTGCGCCTGGAGCAGCTGCACCCCTTCCCCAAGAAGCAGCTGGATGCTGAACTGGCCAAGTACCCAAAAGCCAAGGTGTACTGGGTTCAGGAAGAGCCCGAAAACATGGGCTACTGGAACTACCTGCTGCGCTTTATGCGCCGCGAGCTGGAAGACGTAGTGGCCCGCAAAGCCTCGGCTTCGCCCGCTACCGGCTACAACAAAGTGCACGTGAAAGAGCAGAAAGACCTGGTAGGGCGTGCTTTCGGAATTGCTACCGCCGAGGTAGATGCCGAGAACATCAAAGCCACGGCTGAAATGGCCAAGAAAACCGACTAG